One segment of uncultured Tolumonas sp. DNA contains the following:
- a CDS encoding RDD family protein produces the protein MSKLNRSRSRSMSGKSTATSTGISLNLPRAGFRRRLGAWSIDALLVLPLLVAAGYLGYGLAHLLVGVGLLSLGEGATVGEWLAHQLWFSLWLAGVLCSYFVWFWCRDGQTPGMVRFQLRVQNTDGSLLRVGQALVRLATSAFGLGNFMVIFDRREFLAFQDYWASCETVVTSPAAGR, from the coding sequence ATGAGTAAATTAAACCGTTCCCGTTCCCGATCGATGTCTGGTAAGTCAACAGCAACATCAACTGGGATCTCACTGAACTTACCCCGAGCCGGGTTTCGTCGCCGCCTTGGTGCTTGGTCAATCGATGCCTTACTTGTGTTGCCATTATTAGTAGCTGCTGGTTATTTAGGTTATGGATTGGCACATTTGCTGGTGGGAGTTGGTTTATTGTCACTTGGTGAGGGAGCTACTGTCGGGGAATGGTTGGCACATCAACTATGGTTTAGCCTCTGGCTGGCAGGAGTGCTGTGCAGTTATTTTGTCTGGTTTTGGTGTCGGGATGGGCAAACGCCGGGCATGGTGCGTTTTCAATTACGCGTACAAAATACCGATGGATCTTTATTGCGGGTTGGGCAGGCTCTGGTTCGTTTAGCAACATCGGCGTTTGGTCTGGGCAATTTTATGGTGATTTTTGATCGTCGCGAGTTTCTGGCATTTCAAGATTATTGGGCCAGTTGTGAAACGGTAGTTACTTCACCTGCAGCAGGACGCTAA
- the lptG gene encoding LPS export ABC transporter permease LptG has protein sequence MFGILDRYIGRTILLAILMCTVTLVGLSSLIKFVDQLQRVGEGNYTTMSAILRVLYITPSDIVLFFPMAALLGGVIGLGQLASSSELVVLQATGLSRTRIVLSALKTVIPAMFLVMLLGEYVAPLGEQKAHDIKTEALTGGKITASTYGVWIKEGNRFISIGALFRDGSLHDLTMYRFNDNGELQEVVRSPQATYKQQLWHLKDAVVTQLQNKQQIQFNHPTDWTWQTNLTPDKLGVVSVSPDELSAQGLYNYISYMKSNGQQVNDYELEFWRKLLAPLGVIAMLLLAASTIFGPLRSVSMGARLISGVMMGFAFFVLNQVLGPFSLVYDVPPLLGASIPSLLFMGIAIYMLRRRN, from the coding sequence ATGTTTGGTATTCTCGATCGTTACATCGGACGCACCATACTACTCGCTATTTTGATGTGTACCGTCACGCTGGTAGGCCTGTCTTCGTTGATCAAATTTGTTGATCAATTACAGCGGGTGGGTGAAGGTAACTACACCACGATGAGCGCGATTTTACGTGTTCTCTATATAACTCCCAGCGATATCGTGCTGTTTTTCCCAATGGCAGCACTGTTAGGTGGTGTCATTGGCCTGGGACAACTGGCCAGCAGCAGTGAATTAGTAGTTCTGCAAGCCACTGGGTTATCGCGTACCCGTATTGTCTTATCCGCATTAAAGACCGTTATTCCAGCCATGTTTTTAGTCATGTTACTGGGTGAATATGTGGCTCCACTTGGTGAGCAAAAAGCGCATGATATTAAAACCGAAGCACTGACCGGCGGTAAAATAACAGCGTCAACTTATGGTGTATGGATCAAAGAAGGCAACCGTTTCATCAGTATTGGCGCACTGTTTCGTGACGGCAGTCTGCATGACCTGACGATGTACCGGTTTAACGATAATGGTGAATTACAGGAAGTCGTTCGCTCGCCGCAAGCCACTTATAAACAACAGCTATGGCATCTAAAGGATGCGGTCGTAACACAACTGCAGAATAAACAACAAATTCAGTTTAACCATCCAACTGATTGGACATGGCAAACGAATTTGACGCCTGACAAGCTGGGCGTGGTATCGGTATCACCTGATGAGTTGTCTGCACAGGGTTTGTATAACTACATCAGTTATATGAAAAGCAATGGGCAACAAGTTAATGATTATGAACTTGAGTTCTGGCGGAAATTGTTAGCACCGCTCGGTGTGATTGCCATGCTGCTGCTGGCCGCCTCAACCATTTTTGGCCCGCTACGCTCGGTAAGTATGGGTGCCCGATTGATCTCCGGCGTAATGATGGGGTTTGCCTTTTTTGTATTGAATCAGGTGTTAGGGCCATTTAGCCTGGTTTATGACGTGCCACCATTGCTGGGAGCCAGTATCCCTAGCCTATTGTTTATGGGCATTGCCATTTATATGCTCCGGCGCCGAAACTAA
- the lptF gene encoding LPS export ABC transporter permease LptF codes for MIVFRYIFKETLKTQLSILLILLLIFTSQQFIRTLSKAADGSIPVSLIGQLMLLNIPYMGLLLLPISLFIAILFAHGRLYADSEMTVLRAIGVGPGYIMKVSLVLAFLTTAVAVTNTMWLAPMAREKQTQLLDEAKSDPLAVPLESGRFLNLDDGKLVAYVEDVQKSGRSLQRIFLLQHSDKPEEAAIVVASDGNLTTDEKGIPWVTLNNGKRYAGTPPATEFSVAEFTQYKAQIQRKDIEPSSRKSGAIPSQQLYHSTDTKEIAEWQWRIALPLSIPILTLIAVPMAMVNPRQGRYAKLLPAVLLYLSYFLLLSAGESAVEKGHLPAMPGLYLQPLLFTLFLAVPMNLANTRLWQRIRLFWHKEKC; via the coding sequence GTGATAGTTTTCCGTTATATATTTAAAGAAACACTCAAAACGCAGCTTTCAATCCTGCTGATCCTGCTACTGATTTTTACCAGTCAGCAGTTCATCCGCACGTTATCGAAAGCTGCAGATGGTTCCATACCAGTATCATTGATTGGTCAATTGATGCTGCTCAACATTCCATACATGGGTTTATTGCTGTTACCCATCAGTTTATTTATTGCCATTTTGTTTGCACATGGCCGCCTCTATGCCGACAGTGAAATGACGGTATTACGCGCGATCGGTGTTGGCCCTGGCTATATCATGAAAGTGAGCTTGGTGCTGGCCTTCCTGACGACAGCGGTTGCTGTAACTAACACTATGTGGCTGGCGCCGATGGCGCGGGAAAAACAAACGCAACTGCTGGATGAAGCCAAATCAGATCCGTTGGCGGTACCACTGGAAAGTGGCCGTTTTCTCAATCTGGATGACGGGAAACTGGTCGCCTATGTCGAAGATGTACAGAAAAGCGGACGTAGCCTGCAACGGATTTTTTTATTACAACACAGTGATAAACCGGAAGAAGCTGCAATTGTGGTGGCCAGCGATGGCAATCTGACCACAGATGAGAAAGGGATACCGTGGGTGACATTAAACAATGGCAAACGCTATGCGGGCACGCCGCCTGCAACTGAATTTAGTGTTGCCGAATTTACGCAATACAAAGCACAGATCCAGCGTAAAGACATTGAACCGTCGAGTCGTAAATCCGGCGCCATCCCATCGCAACAACTCTATCACAGCACGGATACGAAAGAAATTGCCGAATGGCAATGGCGCATCGCCTTACCGCTATCGATTCCGATCTTAACGCTAATTGCCGTGCCCATGGCGATGGTGAATCCACGCCAAGGCCGTTATGCCAAACTGCTGCCTGCCGTTTTGCTCTATCTGAGTTATTTCTTGTTGCTCAGTGCTGGCGAATCTGCGGTAGAAAAAGGGCATCTACCTGCCATGCCAGGGTTATATCTACAACCGCTATTGTTTACTTTGTTCCTGGCTGTACCGATGAACCTTGCCAACACACGCTTATGGCAACGCATCCGATTGTTTTGGCATAAGGAGAAATGCTGA
- the pepA gene encoding leucyl aminopeptidase — protein MEFGVKSGSPEKQRSACIVVGVFEPRRLSAVAEQLDRVSDGYLSSLLRRGDLEGKTGQMLLLHQVPGVLSERVLLVGCGKERELDERQFKQIIQKTISTLNETGSMEAVCFLTELHVKGRDAYWKVRQAVETAQNSLYTFDQFKTNKAELRRPLRKLVFNVATRRELSIGEKAIAHGLAVSNGMKICRDVANMPPNICTPAYLASQARRLADSSQYITTKVIGEQQMAELGMNAYLAVARGSSNEAMMSVMEYKGHPDAKPLVLVGKGLTFDSGGISIKPADGMDEMKYDMGGAASVLGTMTALAELKPPINVIGVLAGAENMPDGKAYRPGDILTSMSGQTIEVLNTDAEGRLVLCDVLTYVERFEPESVIDIATLTGACVIALGSHASGLMSNHNPLAHELLNASELSGDKAWRLPLWDEYQEQIESPFADMVNTGGRPAGAITAGAFLSRFTKKYNWAHLDIAGTAWKSGKEKGSTGRPVPLLTQFLLNRAGVEVDD, from the coding sequence ATGGAATTCGGCGTTAAAAGCGGCAGCCCGGAGAAGCAGCGCAGTGCCTGTATCGTGGTCGGTGTATTCGAACCACGTCGGTTATCTGCGGTGGCGGAGCAACTGGATCGCGTCAGCGATGGTTATCTGAGTTCGTTGTTGCGTCGTGGTGATCTGGAGGGTAAAACCGGCCAGATGTTGTTGCTGCATCAAGTTCCCGGGGTGTTGAGTGAGCGGGTGTTGCTGGTAGGGTGTGGTAAAGAACGTGAGCTGGATGAGCGTCAGTTCAAACAGATCATTCAAAAAACTATCAGCACATTGAATGAAACCGGATCGATGGAAGCGGTCTGCTTTTTGACAGAATTACATGTCAAAGGACGGGATGCCTACTGGAAAGTAAGACAAGCGGTCGAAACTGCGCAAAACAGTCTTTACACGTTTGATCAATTTAAGACGAATAAGGCGGAATTACGCCGTCCGCTGCGTAAACTGGTGTTTAACGTAGCAACACGTCGTGAGCTGTCGATTGGTGAAAAAGCGATTGCGCATGGTTTAGCGGTATCGAACGGCATGAAAATTTGCCGTGATGTCGCCAATATGCCGCCTAATATTTGTACGCCAGCCTATCTGGCATCACAGGCGCGTCGTCTGGCGGATAGTAGCCAATACATCACCACTAAGGTGATTGGCGAACAGCAAATGGCCGAGCTTGGTATGAATGCCTATCTGGCAGTGGCGCGTGGTTCGTCTAACGAAGCCATGATGTCGGTGATGGAATATAAAGGCCACCCGGATGCCAAACCATTGGTATTGGTGGGAAAAGGGCTGACGTTCGACTCGGGTGGTATTTCGATCAAACCGGCTGATGGCATGGATGAGATGAAATACGACATGGGTGGTGCGGCGTCGGTATTAGGCACCATGACCGCCCTGGCTGAACTGAAACCGCCGATCAATGTGATCGGTGTGTTGGCGGGTGCGGAGAATATGCCTGACGGTAAAGCTTACCGCCCAGGTGATATTCTGACCTCGATGTCAGGCCAGACCATTGAAGTATTAAATACCGATGCGGAAGGGCGTCTGGTATTGTGTGACGTTCTCACCTATGTGGAGCGCTTTGAGCCGGAATCCGTGATTGATATCGCGACGCTGACCGGCGCTTGCGTGATTGCGCTCGGTAGTCATGCCAGTGGTTTGATGTCGAATCATAACCCGCTGGCGCATGAACTGCTGAATGCATCGGAATTGTCAGGCGACAAAGCGTGGCGTTTACCGCTGTGGGATGAATATCAGGAACAGATCGAAAGTCCGTTTGCCGATATGGTGAACACCGGCGGTCGTCCGGCAGGCGCCATTACTGCAGGAGCATTCCTGAGTCGTTTCACGAAAAAATATAACTGGGCGCATCTGGATATTGCCGGAACCGCCTGGAAATCAGGTAAAGAGAAAGGTTCGACCGGACGTCCGGTGCCATTGCTGACGCAGTTCTTGTTGAACCGCGCTGGCGTAGAAGTCGACGATTAG
- a CDS encoding DNA polymerase III subunit chi, whose product MPHVTFYLLPDDTATTPLNNGLSHAVAVLACQLTTARFRQNQTLFLLAQTQEHAEQLDEMLWQQDPNSFVPHGLSDEATVTQAPVEIGTGMPKRSRQVLINLADSIPPFANRFAQIIDFVPADESQKQQARDRYKQYRALGFTLETVPAPTLP is encoded by the coding sequence ATGCCACATGTCACTTTTTATTTACTGCCGGACGACACTGCGACCACGCCGCTGAACAATGGTTTAAGCCACGCGGTGGCGGTGTTAGCTTGCCAGTTAACGACAGCGCGATTCCGCCAGAATCAAACGCTGTTTTTGTTGGCACAGACCCAAGAACATGCCGAGCAATTAGACGAAATGCTGTGGCAGCAAGATCCGAATAGTTTTGTGCCACATGGTCTTTCTGATGAGGCCACGGTGACACAAGCCCCTGTTGAGATTGGCACTGGTATGCCAAAACGCAGTCGACAGGTGCTGATTAATTTGGCCGATAGCATTCCGCCATTTGCTAATCGTTTTGCTCAGATCATTGATTTCGTTCCTGCGGACGAATCGCAAAAACAACAGGCGCGCGACCGCTATAAGCAATATCGGGCGCTGGGTTTCACGCTGGAGACGGTGCCTGCACCGACACTCCCATAA
- a CDS encoding valine--tRNA ligase, whose amino-acid sequence MEKTFNPNAIEQAMYQHWEEQGYFKPSGDTSNGSYCIVIPPPNVTGSLHMGHAFQQTIMDSLIRYQRMLGKNTLWQAGTDHAGIATQMVVERKIAAEEGKTRHDYGRNAFIDKIWQWKEESGGTITRQMRRLGASVDWDREAFTMDPALSHAVQEVFVRLYEQDLIYRGKRLVNWDPKLHTAISDLEVENKEVKGHMWHLRYPLADGEKTAEGKDYLIVATTRPETMLGDTAVAVNPEDPRYKALIGKFIELPLVGRRIPIVADEHADMEKGTGCVKITPAHDFNDNEVGKRQHLPMINIFTLDAHIRAEAEVYDSKGNPSDVYPAALPAEFAGLERYAARKAIIAALEAKGLMDEIKDHVLQQPYGDRGGVPIEPMLTDQWYVRADVLAKPAIEAVEDGRIQFVPKQYENMYFSWMRDIQDWCISRQLWWGHRIPAWYDNNGNVYVGRDEVEVRANNGLAADVALRQDDDVLDTWFSSALWTFSTLGWPEKTPELEMFHPTDVLVTGFDIIFFWVARMIMMTMHFVKNEDGTPQVPFKTVYVTGLIRDEEGQKMSKSKGNVLDPLDMIDGISLPELLEKRTGNMMQPQLAEKIGKRTEKQFPEGIEAHGTDALRFTLAALASTGRDINWDMKRLDGYRNFCNKLWNASRYVLMNTEEQDCGFAGGEMQFSLADRWITSQLQLTIQELRHAMDTYRFDQAAGVLYEFIWNQFCDWYLELTKPVLWQGSEVEQRATRHTLVTVLESLLRLAHPIMPFMTESIWKSVAPLAGIHADTLMLQAYPEFDAAKLDETALADQEWVKQFIVSVRNIRAEMNVAPSVPLTVLLKADALDSQRAADNAAFLKSLAKLESITVLAATDAEPLSVKKLIGNTELLIPMAGLIDKDAELARLAKEVEKLEKECGRIEGKLGNEAFVAKAPEAVIAKEREKLTDYQSQLTKLKEQQETIKSL is encoded by the coding sequence ATGGAAAAGACGTTTAATCCAAACGCCATTGAACAGGCGATGTACCAGCACTGGGAAGAACAGGGCTATTTCAAACCAAGCGGCGACACCAGCAATGGCAGCTACTGTATCGTGATCCCGCCACCAAACGTGACGGGCAGCCTGCACATGGGTCATGCGTTCCAGCAGACCATCATGGATTCGCTGATCCGTTATCAGCGTATGCTGGGCAAAAATACCTTGTGGCAGGCGGGTACTGACCATGCCGGTATTGCGACTCAGATGGTAGTGGAACGTAAGATCGCCGCCGAAGAGGGCAAGACACGCCACGATTATGGTCGTAATGCGTTCATCGACAAGATCTGGCAATGGAAGGAAGAGTCTGGCGGCACCATCACCCGTCAGATGCGTCGTTTAGGCGCCTCTGTGGATTGGGATCGTGAAGCGTTCACCATGGACCCTGCTCTGTCACATGCGGTACAGGAAGTGTTTGTGCGTCTGTATGAACAAGATCTGATCTATCGCGGTAAACGTCTGGTGAACTGGGATCCGAAACTGCACACCGCAATCTCTGATCTGGAAGTGGAAAACAAAGAAGTCAAAGGCCACATGTGGCATCTGCGTTATCCGCTGGCGGATGGCGAAAAAACTGCCGAAGGCAAAGATTACCTGATCGTGGCAACCACCCGTCCGGAAACTATGCTGGGTGACACGGCAGTGGCGGTGAATCCGGAAGATCCGCGTTACAAGGCACTGATCGGCAAGTTTATCGAACTGCCGCTGGTGGGCCGTCGTATTCCGATCGTGGCGGATGAACATGCGGACATGGAAAAAGGCACTGGTTGTGTGAAGATCACCCCGGCGCACGATTTCAACGATAACGAAGTCGGTAAACGTCAACACTTACCGATGATCAACATCTTCACACTGGATGCCCACATTCGTGCGGAAGCGGAAGTGTATGACAGCAAAGGCAACCCAAGCGATGTGTATCCGGCGGCATTGCCGGCTGAGTTTGCGGGTTTAGAGCGTTATGCAGCGCGTAAAGCGATCATCGCCGCACTCGAAGCCAAAGGTCTGATGGACGAGATCAAAGATCACGTGTTACAGCAGCCTTACGGCGACCGTGGTGGTGTACCAATCGAACCGATGCTGACCGACCAGTGGTATGTGCGTGCTGATGTGCTGGCGAAACCCGCGATTGAAGCGGTGGAAGATGGCCGTATTCAGTTCGTGCCGAAACAGTATGAAAACATGTATTTCTCTTGGATGCGTGACATTCAGGACTGGTGTATTTCCCGTCAGTTATGGTGGGGCCACCGTATTCCTGCTTGGTACGACAACAACGGTAACGTGTATGTTGGCCGTGATGAAGTGGAAGTACGTGCGAACAATGGTTTAGCGGCTGATGTGGCGTTACGTCAGGATGATGACGTGCTGGACACGTGGTTCAGCTCAGCATTGTGGACTTTCTCAACACTGGGCTGGCCGGAAAAAACACCTGAGTTGGAGATGTTCCACCCGACTGATGTGTTGGTGACTGGCTTTGACATTATTTTCTTCTGGGTTGCCCGCATGATCATGATGACCATGCACTTCGTGAAAAACGAAGATGGCACGCCACAAGTGCCGTTTAAGACGGTGTATGTGACGGGTCTGATCCGTGATGAAGAGGGCCAGAAGATGTCGAAATCCAAGGGCAACGTGCTTGACCCATTGGATATGATCGACGGTATCTCATTGCCGGAGTTGCTAGAAAAACGTACCGGTAACATGATGCAGCCACAACTGGCTGAGAAGATCGGCAAACGCACCGAGAAGCAGTTCCCAGAAGGCATTGAAGCGCACGGCACCGATGCGCTGCGCTTTACTCTGGCGGCACTGGCGTCGACTGGTCGTGATATCAACTGGGACATGAAACGTCTGGATGGTTACCGTAACTTCTGTAACAAACTGTGGAACGCCAGCCGTTATGTGCTGATGAACACCGAAGAGCAGGATTGCGGTTTTGCTGGTGGCGAAATGCAGTTCAGCTTGGCGGATCGTTGGATCACCTCACAGTTGCAACTGACCATTCAAGAGCTGCGTCATGCGATGGATACCTATCGCTTCGACCAAGCGGCGGGTGTGTTGTATGAGTTTATCTGGAACCAGTTTTGTGACTGGTATCTGGAGCTGACCAAGCCGGTATTGTGGCAGGGTAGCGAAGTCGAGCAGCGCGCCACGCGTCATACACTGGTGACTGTGCTGGAAAGCCTGCTGCGTCTGGCACACCCGATTATGCCATTTATGACTGAATCAATCTGGAAGTCAGTGGCTCCGCTGGCAGGTATTCATGCCGACACCTTGATGCTGCAAGCTTACCCTGAGTTTGATGCAGCGAAATTGGATGAAACCGCGTTGGCGGATCAGGAATGGGTGAAACAGTTTATCGTCAGCGTGCGTAACATTCGTGCTGAGATGAACGTGGCGCCAAGTGTACCGTTGACCGTGTTGTTGAAAGCCGATGCGCTGGACAGCCAACGTGCGGCAGACAACGCAGCGTTCCTGAAATCACTGGCTAAGCTGGAAAGCATCACGGTGCTGGCGGCTACTGACGCAGAACCTTTATCAGTGAAGAAGCTGATCGGGAACACTGAGCTGTTGATCCCGATGGCAGGTCTCATCGACAAAGACGCGGAACTGGCGCGTCTGGCGAAAGAAGTTGAGAAACTGGAAAAAGAGTGTGGCCGTATCGAAGGCAAACTGGGTAACGAAGCCTTTGTGGCGAAAGCGCCAGAAGCGGTGATCGCCAAAGAGCGCGAAAAACTGACCGATTACCAAAGTCAGCTGACCAAACTCAAAGAACAGCAAGAAACCATCAAATCACTGTAA
- a CDS encoding LysR family transcriptional regulator — protein sequence MNRLDAMHLFVRIVESGSFTAVAEQMGLARSVVTRQIAALEAHLGVKLMVRNTRRLSLTSAGSAYLEKCRVILDLVDTAEASVMEERLTPRGNVRIGLPLSFGLKVLSPLLLEFSTLYPDINLELDFDDRRMNLIEEGMDLSIRIAGQLEPGDIVRKLSSCKLLTIASPDYLQKHGRPTHPSELIHHDCLGYTLTASGSSWTYLIDGRYETVYINCRIKANNGDALTEAVAKGLGISRQPDFIVNDYLASGAVENILDEFATPDLGIYAILPSNRYVPHRVRVLLDFLANQLDKKKR from the coding sequence ATGAATCGACTCGACGCCATGCACTTATTTGTGCGCATCGTAGAATCCGGTAGTTTCACGGCCGTTGCCGAACAGATGGGCCTAGCTCGTTCCGTCGTCACACGACAGATCGCCGCATTGGAAGCACACCTTGGCGTGAAATTAATGGTGCGGAATACCCGACGCCTGTCGCTGACATCCGCTGGCAGCGCCTATCTGGAAAAATGTCGGGTCATTCTTGATTTGGTTGATACCGCCGAAGCCAGTGTGATGGAAGAGCGTCTGACACCAAGAGGTAATGTCCGCATCGGTTTACCGCTCAGTTTTGGTTTGAAAGTGCTTTCGCCGCTGTTGCTGGAGTTTTCCACCTTATATCCAGACATTAATCTGGAACTCGATTTTGATGACCGGAGGATGAACCTGATTGAAGAAGGTATGGATCTCTCCATCCGTATTGCCGGACAACTGGAACCCGGTGACATCGTACGTAAACTCAGTTCCTGTAAATTGCTGACGATTGCCTCCCCTGATTACCTGCAAAAACATGGCCGACCGACCCATCCATCCGAGCTGATCCATCACGACTGTCTGGGTTATACCCTCACCGCCAGCGGCTCAAGCTGGACTTATCTGATCGACGGCCGCTATGAAACGGTTTATATCAACTGTCGGATCAAAGCAAATAACGGCGATGCGCTGACTGAAGCGGTGGCAAAAGGCTTAGGCATCTCACGGCAACCCGATTTCATCGTAAATGATTATCTGGCCAGTGGCGCGGTTGAAAATATATTGGATGAGTTTGCGACACCGGATTTAGGCATTTACGCGATCCTGCCGAGTAATCGTTATGTGCCCCATCGGGTACGGGTGTTACTTGATTTTCTGGCTAATCAGCTGGATAAAAAAAAGCGCTGA
- a CDS encoding DoxX family protein, with the protein MQIINRFGPLVGRILIALIFVMSGFGKITGFAGTVGYIASQGLPLPQLAAIAAIVVELGGGLMVIVGWKARWAAAAMFIFTAMAAFIFHAYWAAPVEQVQNQMIHFMKNISMMGGLLYVVVHGSGALSLDKTNVSKS; encoded by the coding sequence ATGCAGATCATTAACCGTTTCGGACCACTGGTCGGCCGTATTTTGATTGCGCTGATTTTTGTCATGTCAGGTTTTGGCAAGATCACGGGTTTTGCCGGCACGGTCGGTTACATTGCCAGCCAGGGATTGCCACTCCCACAGTTAGCGGCTATCGCGGCGATTGTTGTTGAATTGGGCGGTGGCTTGATGGTGATCGTGGGTTGGAAAGCGCGTTGGGCCGCTGCCGCAATGTTTATTTTTACCGCGATGGCCGCGTTTATCTTCCATGCTTATTGGGCGGCACCGGTTGAACAAGTGCAAAACCAAATGATCCACTTCATGAAAAATATTTCGATGATGGGCGGTCTGTTGTATGTGGTGGTGCATGGCAGTGGTGCTTTGAGTTTAGATAAAACCAACGTTTCTAAATCATAA